From Halorubrum salinarum, the proteins below share one genomic window:
- a CDS encoding FAD-binding and (Fe-S)-binding domain-containing protein — protein sequence MATNTPEPDPTDGGDFDYTGGSVERPDLVDALDARVDGDVRFDDYSKRLYATDASAYEVTPIGVVIPESTADVAAVHEYCFAERIPVLPRGGGTSLAGQTVNEAVVLDLTGEMDAVIETDADAKTARVQAGAYVGDLNAAVEGDGLKFAPDPAWRDKSAVGGAIGNNSTGSHSLKYGKTDHYVEEAEVVLADGTVATFGEVAVEELRESADADSDDLLPRIHAEVVRVLDEEADRIDERYPELKRNVSGYNLDRLLAEYRGEHGEAGVVNLARLMAGSEGTLATVTEATVSLVEIPQTKAVALLTYDDLLDAMEDVAACLEHDPAAVEVMDDVLLGLAADTPEFEDVVGMLPDGTDSALLVEFYADSDAEGKRKVADLIADRVGAADGDGGVDTAVEPSAGAAETTSHPRRAAHAMEAHDPEKRDRFWKMRKAGLPILLSRTTDEKHISFIEDCAIPPEHLPEYTREFQEILADNDTFATFYAHAGPGVLHVRPLINTKEVDDVEAMLDIADRVTDAVVRLGGSVSGEHGDGRARTQWNRKLYGDDLWEAFRDLKTAFDPDWLLNPGNVCGEVDMRENLRFDADYEYDAGFDPAMEWAVDNGMQGMVELCHGCGGCRGPQETTGGVMCPTYRAADEEIQSTRGRANMLRGAINGELPDDPTDDEFVTEVMDLCVGCKGCKVDCPSGVDMAKLKAEVEHAHHEEHGADLRTRLLGRFESLAPLASRFAPLSNLPNKIPGSGLIAEKALGIARERDLPTFRSETLVDWFEARGGAGVPREEAAREVLLFPDVYTTYTNPGAGKAAVRVLEAADCHVRIPDVDGSGRPPHSKGLLDVSRATARDAVETLAPDVRDGWDVVVVEPSDAVMLQSDYHDLLDGDASDVPDADVAAVSESAYGVMEYVDAHRLDEELALDAPTESLTYHGHCHQKATKKDHHAVGVLRRAGYGVDPLDSSCCGMAGSFGYEAEHYSMSKAIGETLFEQVDASGGDALVAPGTSCRTQLEEGPGEVPEPTHPIQKLAAALA from the coding sequence ATGGCCACCAACACGCCGGAGCCGGATCCGACGGACGGCGGGGACTTCGACTACACCGGCGGGTCCGTGGAGCGGCCGGACCTCGTCGACGCGCTCGACGCCCGCGTCGACGGCGACGTGCGGTTCGACGACTACTCGAAGCGGCTGTACGCGACCGACGCCTCGGCGTACGAGGTCACCCCAATCGGCGTCGTGATCCCGGAGTCGACGGCGGACGTCGCGGCCGTCCACGAGTACTGCTTCGCGGAGAGGATCCCCGTCCTCCCGCGCGGCGGCGGCACCTCCCTCGCCGGGCAGACCGTCAACGAGGCGGTCGTCCTCGACCTGACGGGCGAGATGGACGCGGTGATCGAGACCGACGCCGACGCGAAGACGGCCCGCGTCCAGGCCGGCGCGTACGTGGGCGACCTCAACGCCGCCGTCGAGGGCGACGGCCTGAAGTTCGCGCCGGACCCGGCGTGGCGCGACAAGTCGGCGGTCGGCGGCGCCATCGGCAACAACTCCACCGGCTCGCACTCGCTGAAGTACGGCAAGACGGACCACTACGTCGAGGAGGCCGAGGTCGTCCTCGCCGACGGCACCGTGGCGACGTTCGGCGAGGTCGCGGTCGAGGAGCTCCGCGAGTCCGCCGACGCCGACAGCGACGACCTGCTCCCCCGGATCCACGCCGAGGTCGTCCGAGTCCTCGACGAGGAGGCCGACCGGATCGACGAGCGCTACCCGGAGCTGAAGCGGAACGTCTCCGGCTACAACCTCGACCGGCTCCTCGCCGAGTACCGCGGCGAGCACGGCGAGGCGGGCGTGGTCAACCTCGCCCGGCTCATGGCCGGCAGCGAGGGGACGCTCGCGACGGTCACCGAGGCGACCGTCTCGCTCGTCGAGATCCCCCAGACGAAGGCGGTGGCGCTGCTCACCTACGACGACCTGCTGGACGCGATGGAGGACGTGGCGGCATGCCTCGAACACGACCCCGCCGCCGTCGAGGTGATGGACGACGTGCTGCTCGGCCTCGCGGCCGACACGCCTGAGTTCGAGGACGTGGTCGGGATGCTCCCGGACGGCACCGACTCCGCGCTCCTCGTGGAGTTCTACGCCGACAGCGACGCCGAGGGGAAACGGAAGGTCGCGGACCTCATCGCCGACCGCGTGGGCGCCGCCGACGGAGACGGCGGCGTCGACACAGCGGTCGAGCCGAGCGCGGGCGCCGCCGAGACGACGAGCCACCCGCGCCGCGCGGCCCACGCCATGGAGGCCCACGACCCCGAGAAGCGCGACCGGTTCTGGAAGATGCGCAAGGCCGGCCTCCCGATCCTCCTCTCGCGGACCACCGACGAGAAGCACATCTCCTTCATCGAGGACTGCGCCATCCCGCCCGAGCACCTCCCCGAGTACACCCGCGAGTTCCAGGAGATCCTGGCCGACAACGACACGTTCGCGACCTTCTACGCGCACGCCGGCCCCGGCGTCCTCCACGTCCGCCCGCTGATCAACACGAAGGAGGTCGACGACGTGGAGGCGATGCTCGACATCGCCGACCGCGTCACCGACGCCGTGGTCCGGCTCGGCGGCTCGGTGTCCGGCGAGCACGGCGACGGCCGCGCGCGGACCCAGTGGAACCGGAAGCTGTACGGCGACGACCTCTGGGAGGCGTTCCGCGACCTGAAGACCGCGTTCGACCCCGACTGGCTGCTCAACCCGGGCAACGTCTGCGGGGAGGTCGACATGCGCGAGAACCTGCGGTTCGACGCCGACTACGAGTACGACGCCGGCTTCGACCCCGCGATGGAGTGGGCGGTCGACAACGGGATGCAGGGGATGGTCGAACTGTGTCACGGCTGCGGCGGCTGCCGCGGCCCGCAGGAGACGACCGGCGGCGTGATGTGTCCGACCTACCGCGCCGCCGACGAGGAGATCCAGTCGACCCGCGGCCGGGCGAACATGCTCCGCGGGGCCATCAACGGCGAACTCCCCGACGACCCGACCGACGACGAGTTCGTCACCGAGGTGATGGACCTCTGTGTCGGCTGTAAGGGCTGTAAGGTGGACTGCCCGAGCGGCGTCGACATGGCGAAGCTGAAGGCCGAGGTCGAGCACGCCCACCACGAGGAACACGGGGCCGACCTCCGGACGCGGCTGCTCGGCCGCTTCGAGTCGCTAGCCCCGCTCGCGTCGCGGTTCGCGCCCCTCTCGAACCTCCCGAACAAGATCCCCGGGAGCGGCCTCATCGCGGAGAAGGCGCTCGGCATCGCCAGGGAGCGCGACCTGCCCACCTTCCGCTCGGAGACGCTCGTCGACTGGTTCGAGGCCCGCGGCGGCGCGGGCGTCCCGCGCGAGGAGGCCGCCCGCGAGGTCCTGCTGTTCCCCGACGTGTACACCACCTACACGAACCCCGGCGCCGGGAAGGCCGCGGTGCGCGTGCTGGAGGCCGCCGACTGCCACGTGCGGATCCCCGACGTGGACGGCAGCGGGCGCCCGCCCCACTCGAAGGGGCTGCTCGACGTGTCGCGCGCGACGGCGAGAGACGCCGTCGAGACGCTCGCGCCCGACGTGCGCGACGGCTGGGACGTGGTCGTCGTCGAGCCCTCCGACGCCGTGATGCTCCAGTCGGACTACCACGACCTGCTCGACGGCGACGCCAGCGACGTGCCCGACGCCGACGTGGCCGCCGTCTCCGAGAGCGCCTACGGCGTCATGGAGTACGTCGACGCCCACCGGCTCGACGAGGAGCTCGCCCTCGACGCCCCCACTGAGTCGCTCACCTACCACGGCCACTGCCACCAGAAGGCGACGAAGAAGGACCACCACGCGGTCGGCGTCCTCCGGCGCGCCGGCTACGGCGTCGACCCGCTCGACTCCTCGTGTTGCGGCATGGCCGGCTCGTTCGGCTACGAGGCCGAGCACTACTCGATGAGCAAGGCCATCGGCGAGACGCTGTTCGAGCAGGTGGACGCCAGCGGCGGCGACGCCCTCGTCGCGCCGGGCACCTCCTGCCGGACGCAGCTGGAGGAGGGCCCCGGCGAGGTACCGGAGCCGACGCACCCGATCCAGAAGCTGGCGGCCGCGCTGGCGTAG
- a CDS encoding DUF5789 family protein: MAARPPGGGDTKEPEAIEFGIAALDARLDEADVSFPATAAELRDALGDQEVPYDAQGRSIALSDALDRVPQREFENETAFLDALYPVFDEARREERGVIASLRDALPF; the protein is encoded by the coding sequence ATGGCAGCACGGCCACCCGGTGGCGGCGATACGAAGGAACCGGAGGCGATCGAGTTCGGCATCGCCGCGCTCGACGCCCGGCTCGACGAGGCGGACGTGTCGTTCCCCGCGACGGCCGCGGAGCTCCGCGACGCGCTCGGCGATCAGGAGGTGCCCTACGACGCGCAGGGGCGCTCGATCGCGCTCTCGGACGCGCTCGACCGCGTGCCGCAACGGGAGTTCGAAAACGAGACGGCGTTCCTCGACGCGCTCTACCCGGTGTTCGACGAGGCCCGCCGGGAGGAGCGCGGCGTGATCGCCAGCCTTCGCGACGCCTTACCCTTCTGA
- a CDS encoding DUF368 domain-containing protein, with protein sequence MADLREWVTLYLKGVAMGSADAVPGVSGGTIALIVGIYERLIAAVTAVDPDRARRVLGGVRPGGRADARAAFREVDGGFLLVLGAGIGTAVVTVLSAVNRLLATQPVATYGFFFGLIAASAAVLLGDVDLSTARRKAAAAAGFALAFLASGVAATAFGSPLPVVFLAGGVAVSAMVLPGISGSLLLIVLGQYEYMSGVVARFVDGVGAAALGNGADALVETLPPVAAFLLGGVGGLFTIAHAVRYALSRARAATLAFLVSLVVGALRAPLVEVSARLAESGEPWRAAAPRFALAALVGAGLVALLNRYSATIEY encoded by the coding sequence ATGGCCGACCTCCGCGAATGGGTGACGCTGTACCTGAAGGGCGTCGCGATGGGGAGCGCCGACGCCGTCCCGGGCGTCTCCGGCGGCACCATCGCGCTCATCGTCGGAATCTACGAGCGGCTGATCGCGGCGGTCACCGCCGTCGACCCCGACCGGGCGCGCCGCGTGCTCGGCGGGGTGCGACCGGGCGGCCGCGCCGACGCGCGCGCCGCGTTCCGCGAGGTCGACGGCGGCTTCCTCCTCGTGTTGGGCGCCGGGATCGGGACCGCGGTGGTGACGGTGTTGAGTGCGGTGAACCGACTGCTCGCGACGCAGCCGGTCGCGACGTACGGGTTCTTCTTCGGGCTGATCGCGGCGAGCGCGGCCGTACTGCTGGGTGACGTCGACCTCTCGACGGCGCGCCGGAAGGCCGCCGCGGCCGCCGGCTTCGCGCTCGCCTTCCTCGCGTCCGGCGTCGCCGCGACCGCGTTCGGCAGCCCGCTCCCGGTCGTCTTCCTCGCCGGGGGCGTCGCCGTCAGCGCGATGGTGCTGCCGGGCATCTCGGGGTCGCTGCTGCTCATCGTCCTCGGCCAGTACGAGTACATGTCCGGCGTCGTCGCCCGGTTCGTCGACGGCGTCGGCGCGGCCGCGCTCGGGAACGGCGCGGACGCGCTCGTCGAGACGCTGCCGCCGGTGGCCGCGTTCCTCCTCGGCGGCGTCGGCGGGCTCTTCACCATCGCGCACGCCGTCCGCTACGCGCTCTCGCGGGCGCGGGCCGCCACGCTCGCGTTCCTCGTGAGCCTCGTCGTCGGCGCGCTGCGCGCGCCGCTGGTCGAGGTGTCCGCGCGGCTGGCCGAGAGCGGCGAGCCGTGGCGGGCGGCCGCGCCGCGGTTCGCGCTTGCGGCGCTCGTCGGCGCCGGGCTCGTCGCCCTGTTGAACCGCTACTCCGCGACCATCGAGTACTGA
- a CDS encoding DUF2080 family transposase-associated protein: MDRFEIEGKEVLEGIAKPSGNSAHVIVPKRWRGADVKIVRVSDPDTDE, from the coding sequence GTGGACAGATTTGAGATCGAAGGCAAGGAGGTTCTCGAAGGGATCGCAAAACCTTCGGGCAATAGTGCCCACGTCATCGTTCCTAAGCGCTGGCGCGGAGCCGACGTGAAAATTGTCCGCGTCTCAGACCCCGACACAGACGAGTAG
- a CDS encoding thioredoxin family protein gives MVQMESDSALDRGDAAPDFELPGADGETHALDDFATEALLVVFTCNHCPYAKAKVDLLNDLAAEYDDLAVVGINPNDADEYPDDSFEAMREAVADGTVAYDAYLRDETGEVAAAYDAVCTPDPFLFGREDGAWQLRYHGRLDDALNPDDEPTECYVRDAVDAVLAGDDVEIPDRPSRGCSIKWPDE, from the coding sequence ATGGTTCAGATGGAATCCGACTCGGCGCTCGACCGCGGCGACGCCGCGCCCGACTTCGAACTGCCCGGTGCGGACGGCGAGACGCACGCGCTCGACGACTTCGCGACGGAGGCGCTGCTCGTCGTCTTCACCTGTAACCACTGCCCGTACGCGAAGGCGAAGGTCGACCTGTTGAACGACCTCGCGGCCGAGTACGACGACCTCGCGGTCGTCGGGATCAACCCGAACGACGCCGACGAGTACCCCGACGACTCGTTCGAGGCGATGCGCGAGGCGGTCGCGGACGGCACGGTCGCGTACGACGCGTACCTCCGCGACGAGACCGGCGAGGTCGCGGCCGCCTACGACGCCGTCTGTACGCCCGACCCGTTCCTCTTCGGCCGCGAGGACGGCGCGTGGCAGCTCCGGTATCACGGCCGCCTCGACGACGCGCTCAACCCCGACGACGAGCCGACCGAGTGCTACGTCCGCGACGCGGTCGACGCCGTCCTCGCGGGCGACGACGTCGAGATTCCGGACCGGCCCTCGCGGGGCTGCTCGATCAAGTGGCCGGACGAGTAA
- a CDS encoding MPN domain-containing protein has product MIYVTRDLLTVLRERAASEDPDEVNVRLSATPAEEFEADLGLDPATPVVTHFTLPSVGSSVSSVFGVDLGTPAGEGGARFLSHPDGFLGVSRTDDLAGVVIVAVPPYDADSVAAFDRTGDGVELAVVDAVPPTESVPE; this is encoded by the coding sequence GTGATCTACGTCACCCGCGACCTGTTGACCGTGCTCCGCGAGCGCGCCGCGAGCGAGGACCCCGACGAGGTGAACGTCCGGCTCTCGGCGACGCCCGCCGAGGAGTTCGAGGCGGACCTCGGGCTCGACCCGGCGACGCCGGTGGTGACGCACTTCACGCTCCCGTCGGTGGGCAGTTCGGTCAGCTCCGTGTTCGGCGTCGACCTCGGCACGCCGGCCGGCGAGGGCGGCGCGCGGTTCCTCTCGCACCCGGACGGGTTCCTCGGCGTCTCCCGCACCGACGACCTCGCGGGCGTGGTGATCGTCGCGGTCCCGCCGTACGACGCGGACTCGGTCGCCGCCTTCGACCGGACCGGGGACGGGGTCGAACTCGCCGTCGTCGACGCCGTCCCGCCGACGGAGTCCGTGCCGGAGTGA
- a CDS encoding RNA-guided endonuclease InsQ/TnpB family protein — MYYNYKYRLDPPENLREELSDHVDTCRQLYNHVLYLLNETDEIPTRYDVQGRLPEFKEWWDDLGDVYSKVLQMVVKRVYDNLSTLKAQKETGRAVGMLKWKSPREYRSLTYNQSGFELKNTSGRPVLWLSKIGEIPIHLHRDIPDEAIIKQVTVKREPTGEWYATFGIDVEEATPAKPDTLEKVVGIDVGILTYAHDTDGYAIESPNFSEERERIKRARRDLSRKEHRSSNWEEQRKVVAERYADLKRKRRDFLHKLSNYYATEYDLVAVEDLDAKGLVELPGNSRDRVGAAWGMFRRMLKYKCEREGTQFITVNPDGTTKECASCGVSTEKPLWVREHSCPACGFEADRDANAAWNILFRGLEDVGVGHSESTPVETALPTDTSVSAKRVVEAGSPTLKERTASAVSK, encoded by the coding sequence ATGTATTACAACTACAAGTATCGACTTGATCCACCGGAAAACCTCCGTGAGGAGCTCTCAGATCACGTCGATACTTGTAGACAACTGTACAACCACGTTCTCTACCTGCTCAACGAAACAGACGAGATTCCAACTCGCTACGACGTACAAGGGCGACTTCCCGAGTTCAAAGAGTGGTGGGACGACCTTGGAGATGTCTACTCAAAAGTCCTCCAGATGGTCGTTAAGCGCGTTTATGACAACCTCTCCACGCTCAAAGCTCAAAAAGAGACTGGGCGTGCCGTGGGAATGCTCAAGTGGAAATCGCCTCGAGAGTATCGGTCACTCACCTACAACCAGTCCGGCTTCGAACTCAAGAATACGAGTGGTCGGCCAGTGTTGTGGTTGAGTAAAATCGGTGAAATTCCGATTCACCTCCACCGAGACATCCCCGATGAGGCAATCATCAAACAGGTCACGGTCAAACGGGAACCAACTGGGGAGTGGTATGCCACATTTGGAATCGACGTAGAGGAAGCCACGCCGGCAAAACCGGATACTCTCGAAAAAGTGGTTGGCATCGACGTGGGGATCCTCACGTACGCCCACGACACCGATGGATACGCCATCGAGAGTCCGAACTTCAGCGAGGAACGCGAGCGAATTAAACGCGCCCGACGCGACCTTTCTCGGAAGGAACATCGGTCTTCGAATTGGGAGGAACAGCGCAAGGTCGTGGCCGAACGTTATGCTGACCTGAAACGAAAGCGACGAGACTTCCTCCACAAATTGTCAAACTACTACGCCACTGAGTACGACTTGGTGGCGGTAGAGGACTTAGACGCGAAGGGGCTGGTTGAGCTTCCTGGTAACTCTCGGGACCGTGTTGGTGCGGCGTGGGGAATGTTTCGTCGAATGCTCAAATACAAGTGCGAACGCGAAGGGACGCAGTTCATCACGGTGAATCCGGATGGAACGACCAAAGAGTGTGCTTCCTGTGGCGTTTCGACAGAGAAGCCGTTGTGGGTTCGTGAACACTCCTGTCCAGCGTGTGGGTTTGAAGCTGACAGGGACGCAAACGCGGCATGGAATATTCTTTTTCGCGGTCTTGAAGACGTAGGAGTGGGACACTCCGAATCAACGCCTGTGGAGACTGCGCTCCCTACGGATACATCTGTGTCCGCAAAGCGCGTCGTGGAAGCAGGAAGCCCTACTCTCAAGGAGCGAACCGCGTCAGCGGTAAGCAAGTAG
- a CDS encoding LUD domain-containing protein, with amino-acid sequence MSLADTSTFTGRLDDLGVAVSAGPPAECAAMVEAAAGEPAVGVPLDRSGPAAFADSPATLPERIETEPTTADLRGAHTGVTAASLGVAEYGSVALEADAAGTEPVSLFVDRHVVVLREADLVPDMPDAFEWLGPRARDESVDVVFATGPSATADMGGLVHGAHGPKEVHVVLLREDDPGEGER; translated from the coding sequence ATGTCGCTCGCAGACACGTCGACGTTCACGGGTCGACTCGACGACCTCGGCGTCGCGGTCTCGGCGGGGCCGCCGGCGGAGTGCGCGGCCATGGTCGAGGCGGCCGCGGGCGAGCCCGCGGTCGGGGTCCCGCTCGACCGGTCCGGGCCGGCCGCTTTCGCCGATTCGCCCGCGACCCTCCCGGAGCGGATCGAGACGGAACCGACCACCGCCGACCTGCGCGGGGCGCACACCGGTGTCACGGCGGCGTCGCTGGGCGTCGCCGAGTACGGGAGCGTCGCGCTGGAGGCGGACGCGGCCGGCACGGAGCCGGTGAGCCTGTTCGTCGACCGCCACGTCGTCGTCCTCCGCGAGGCGGACTTGGTCCCCGACATGCCCGACGCCTTCGAGTGGCTCGGGCCGCGGGCGCGCGACGAGTCGGTCGACGTGGTGTTCGCGACCGGCCCGAGCGCGACGGCGGACATGGGCGGGCTCGTCCACGGCGCGCACGGGCCGAAGGAGGTCCACGTGGTGCTGCTCCGCGAGGACGACCCCGGCGAGGGGGAGCGATGA
- a CDS encoding PRC-barrel domain-containing protein, producing MNAAPEEITSLVGREVYSSNGVFVGEIEDIQLDLDARAVTGLAVAELNHELFAGQVSGSTGVIVPYRWVRAVGDVVLINDVIERYDAGESDEEASEIAESR from the coding sequence ATGAACGCAGCCCCCGAAGAGATCACGTCGCTCGTCGGCCGCGAGGTGTACTCCAGCAACGGCGTCTTCGTCGGCGAAATCGAGGACATCCAGCTCGACTTGGACGCCCGCGCCGTGACCGGCCTCGCGGTCGCCGAACTCAACCACGAGCTGTTCGCCGGGCAGGTGAGCGGCTCGACGGGCGTCATCGTCCCGTACCGCTGGGTCCGCGCGGTCGGCGACGTCGTCCTGATCAACGACGTCATCGAGCGCTACGACGCCGGCGAGTCCGACGAGGAAGCGAGCGAGATCGCCGAGTCGCGGTGA
- a CDS encoding LUD domain-containing protein, which yields MSSDADPGAGTEDARPAEAPGDLDREAKADRIRELLATEGDAVAANTRGFNEGRYESTARLDGYEALKDEARAIKEDAIERLPALIDEVTETVEANGGTVYLADDAADANRYIREVAAERGAERAVKSKSMTSEEIEVNDALADDGVEVVETDLGEWVLQLAEEEPSHIVAPAIHKSREAIAELFAERFDPDDPPETAEELTMFARERLGELIEDADLGMTGANFVAADSGTMLLVTSEGNARKTVTATDTHVAVAGVEKLVPTVEDFSPFVELIGRSGTGQDVTSYISTLTPPVDSPVPDFAADEGPLADGSESDREFHLVLIDNGRLAMRDDETLRETLYCIRCSACSNACGNFQSVGGHAFGGETYSGGIATGWEAGIEGLDTAAEFNDLCTGCSRCVPACPVGIDIPWINTAVRDRINRGEADPSQLDWAFEELVPDEEPGGLDLGTRLVGNYATLAKWGHKTAPLANRLADVGPLRAVAERVAGIDRRRDLPAFARESLVEWFEARGGPAVPADEATREAVVYPDTATNYVDVARGKATVRALEALGVRVLVPDLPGSGRPPLSQGMVATAEAAAEDVYAGLAPHLDAGRDVVVIEPSDLATFRREYERFLPTDSHERLAAASYDAMEYVFGLLENGADPAALRAPSEGTGPVASGRRIAYHPHCQARTVEVGEYATATFERLGYDVLVSDTECCGMAGSFGYKTDYYELSVDVGEPLVEQFGDTDRTVVAPGTSCTEQLDALLEASPLHPIEVIAPRE from the coding sequence ATGAGCAGCGACGCCGACCCCGGCGCGGGGACGGAGGACGCGCGTCCCGCCGAGGCGCCGGGCGACCTCGACCGGGAGGCGAAGGCCGACCGGATCCGCGAACTGCTCGCGACCGAGGGCGACGCGGTCGCGGCGAACACCCGCGGCTTCAACGAGGGGCGTTACGAGTCGACCGCCCGCCTCGACGGCTACGAGGCGCTGAAAGACGAGGCGCGGGCCATCAAGGAGGACGCCATCGAGCGCCTCCCGGCCCTCATCGACGAGGTGACGGAGACGGTGGAGGCCAACGGCGGGACGGTCTACCTCGCCGACGACGCGGCCGACGCCAACCGGTACATCCGGGAGGTGGCGGCCGAGCGCGGCGCCGAGCGCGCGGTGAAGTCGAAGTCGATGACCTCCGAGGAGATCGAGGTGAACGACGCGCTCGCGGACGACGGCGTCGAGGTCGTCGAGACGGACCTCGGCGAGTGGGTGCTCCAGCTGGCCGAGGAGGAGCCGTCGCACATCGTCGCGCCGGCGATCCACAAGTCCCGCGAGGCCATCGCCGAGCTGTTCGCGGAGCGGTTCGACCCCGACGACCCGCCCGAGACCGCCGAGGAGCTCACGATGTTCGCCCGCGAGCGGCTCGGCGAGCTGATCGAGGACGCCGACCTCGGGATGACCGGCGCGAACTTCGTCGCCGCGGACTCGGGCACCATGCTCCTCGTGACGAGCGAGGGCAACGCCAGGAAGACGGTGACCGCGACCGACACGCACGTCGCGGTCGCGGGCGTCGAGAAGCTCGTCCCGACCGTCGAGGACTTCTCGCCGTTCGTCGAGCTGATCGGCCGGTCGGGGACCGGGCAGGACGTGACCTCCTACATCTCGACGCTCACGCCGCCGGTCGACTCGCCGGTGCCGGACTTCGCGGCCGACGAGGGCCCCCTGGCCGACGGCTCGGAATCCGACCGCGAGTTCCACCTCGTGCTCATCGACAACGGGCGCTTGGCGATGCGCGACGACGAGACGCTGAGGGAGACGCTGTACTGCATCCGCTGTTCGGCCTGCTCGAACGCCTGCGGCAACTTCCAGAGCGTCGGCGGGCACGCGTTCGGCGGCGAGACCTACTCCGGCGGCATCGCGACGGGCTGGGAGGCGGGCATCGAGGGGCTCGACACCGCGGCCGAGTTCAACGACCTCTGTACCGGCTGCTCGCGCTGCGTCCCGGCGTGTCCGGTCGGCATCGACATCCCGTGGATCAACACCGCGGTCCGCGACCGGATCAACCGCGGCGAGGCCGACCCGAGCCAGCTCGACTGGGCGTTCGAGGAGCTGGTCCCCGACGAGGAGCCGGGCGGCCTCGACCTCGGCACCCGGCTCGTGGGCAACTACGCGACGCTCGCGAAGTGGGGGCACAAGACGGCGCCGCTCGCCAACCGGCTCGCGGACGTCGGCCCGCTGCGCGCGGTCGCCGAGCGGGTCGCCGGCATCGACCGCCGCCGCGACCTCCCCGCGTTCGCGCGCGAGTCGCTCGTGGAGTGGTTCGAGGCCCGCGGCGGCCCCGCGGTCCCGGCGGACGAGGCGACCCGCGAGGCGGTCGTCTACCCCGACACCGCGACGAACTACGTCGACGTCGCGCGCGGCAAGGCGACCGTCAGGGCGCTGGAGGCGCTCGGCGTCCGCGTGCTGGTGCCCGACCTGCCCGGCAGCGGTCGCCCGCCCCTGTCGCAGGGGATGGTTGCGACCGCCGAGGCGGCCGCCGAGGACGTGTACGCCGGGCTGGCGCCCCACCTCGACGCCGGCCGCGACGTGGTGGTGATCGAGCCGAGCGACCTCGCGACGTTCCGCCGCGAGTACGAGCGGTTCCTCCCGACCGACTCCCACGAGCGGCTCGCGGCCGCGAGCTACGACGCCATGGAGTACGTCTTCGGCCTGCTGGAGAACGGCGCCGACCCCGCGGCGCTGCGCGCGCCGAGCGAGGGCACCGGTCCCGTGGCGTCGGGCAGGCGGATCGCCTACCATCCGCACTGTCAGGCGCGCACGGTCGAGGTGGGCGAGTACGCGACCGCGACCTTCGAGCGGCTCGGCTACGACGTGCTGGTCTCCGACACCGAGTGCTGCGGGATGGCGGGCTCGTTCGGCTACAAGACGGACTACTACGAGCTGAGCGTGGACGTGGGCGAGCCCCTCGTCGAGCAGTTCGGCGACACCGACCGGACCGTCGTCGCGCCCGGCACCTCCTGTACCGAACAGCTCGACGCCCTGCTGGAGGCGTCGCCGCTCCACCCGATCGAAGTGATCGCGCCGCGGGAGTGA